In Sphingomonas psychrotolerans, the following proteins share a genomic window:
- the pepN gene encoding aminopeptidase N: protein MADAQTATQAPNVTRREDYNEPDWRVPEIALDLDLDPAATRVRTTLWVERGGVHDRPLRLDGDGLTALSVKVDGAETMDWHMDGPNLVVPLSGSAHTIETEVEIAPERNTQLQGLYASSGMLCTQCEAEGFRRITFFPDRPDVLSRYKVKLTADKTRFPVLLANGDPIAQGELDGGKHWAEWHDPFLKPSYLFALVAGDLVANRGTFTTMSGREVQLGIWVRAPDLAKTDHALHALKLSMAWDEKVYGREYDLDVFNIVAVDDFNFGAMENKGLNVFNSRYILADPDTATDYDYDAIAAVVAHEYFHNWSGNRVTCRDWFQLSLKEGFTVFRDQSFSADQGSAAVKRIEDVRGLRASQFPEDAGPLAHPVRPDEYIEISNFYTATIYNKGAEVIRMMATILGPEKFRAATDLYFDRFDGTAATCEDFVQCMEQAGGVDLTQFRRWYSQAGTPRVSATLAQEGGRARLSLRQLVPPTPGQPVKEPMVLPLKLKLFGGFTGRPMCDEQLILLKEDAQELLFENLSETPVLSINRGFSAPIVVETNRTAKDLAFLSAHDDDPFARYEAMQQLMLDTLVTSVTNGGTDHAAVIEAVRNTLTDSALDRAFVAEAVLLPSDSFIGDQMAVVEPEAIFRAREALRADLGKALEAEWRAAYEGSLANRFEYSPSAKGARRLKTVSLGYIAASGAADADQLAFDQFSLADNMTDRQGGLTTLVNGASPLREEALEAFYQRYQGNGLVLDKWFQAQALSTREDTAEMVERLVAHRDFTLSNPNRARSLIGAFSVNQRAFHDVSGRGYRFVADQLIALDKLNPQTAAKLIPPLGRWKRFDEARAAKMRAELERIVATPGLSKDMFEQASKSLD, encoded by the coding sequence ATGGCAGACGCTCAGACCGCAACCCAGGCGCCCAACGTGACGCGCCGCGAGGATTACAACGAACCCGATTGGCGCGTTCCAGAGATCGCGCTCGACCTCGATCTCGACCCCGCTGCGACTCGGGTGCGCACGACTTTGTGGGTCGAACGGGGCGGCGTGCATGATCGGCCGCTGCGGCTCGACGGCGACGGGCTGACCGCGCTTTCGGTCAAGGTCGACGGTGCCGAGACCATGGACTGGCACATGGACGGCCCGAACCTCGTGGTGCCGCTTTCCGGGTCGGCGCACACGATCGAGACCGAGGTCGAGATCGCGCCCGAACGCAACACCCAGCTGCAGGGGCTTTATGCCTCGAGCGGCATGCTGTGCACCCAGTGCGAGGCCGAGGGCTTCCGCCGCATCACTTTCTTCCCCGACCGGCCCGACGTGCTCAGCCGCTACAAGGTCAAGCTGACTGCCGACAAAACGCGCTTCCCGGTGCTGCTGGCGAACGGCGATCCGATCGCGCAGGGCGAACTCGACGGCGGCAAGCATTGGGCCGAGTGGCACGATCCGTTTCTCAAGCCGAGCTATCTGTTCGCTTTGGTGGCGGGCGATCTCGTCGCCAATCGCGGCACCTTCACGACGATGTCGGGGCGCGAAGTGCAGCTCGGCATCTGGGTACGCGCGCCCGATCTCGCCAAGACCGATCACGCGCTCCACGCGCTCAAGCTTTCGATGGCGTGGGACGAGAAGGTCTATGGCCGCGAGTACGATCTCGACGTGTTCAACATCGTCGCGGTCGACGATTTCAATTTCGGCGCGATGGAGAACAAGGGGCTGAACGTTTTCAACAGCCGCTACATCCTCGCCGATCCCGATACCGCGACCGATTATGATTACGACGCGATCGCCGCGGTGGTCGCGCACGAATATTTCCACAATTGGTCGGGCAATCGCGTCACGTGCCGCGACTGGTTCCAGCTCAGTCTCAAGGAAGGCTTCACGGTCTTTCGCGATCAGAGCTTTTCGGCCGATCAGGGCAGCGCCGCGGTCAAGAGGATCGAGGACGTGCGCGGGCTGCGCGCCAGTCAGTTCCCCGAGGATGCGGGTCCGCTCGCGCACCCGGTGCGCCCCGACGAATATATCGAGATCTCTAACTTCTACACCGCGACGATCTACAACAAGGGCGCCGAAGTCATCCGGATGATGGCGACGATCCTCGGTCCCGAGAAATTCCGTGCCGCGACCGATCTCTATTTCGACCGCTTCGACGGCACCGCCGCGACCTGCGAAGATTTCGTCCAGTGCATGGAGCAGGCCGGCGGAGTCGACCTGACCCAGTTCCGTCGCTGGTACAGCCAGGCGGGCACGCCGCGCGTCTCGGCGACGCTCGCGCAGGAGGGCGGCCGCGCGCGGCTCAGCCTGCGCCAGCTCGTTCCGCCCACCCCGGGCCAGCCGGTCAAGGAGCCGATGGTGCTCCCGCTGAAGCTCAAGCTGTTCGGCGGCTTCACCGGCCGGCCGATGTGCGACGAGCAATTGATTCTGCTCAAGGAAGACGCACAGGAACTGCTGTTCGAAAACCTGTCCGAGACGCCGGTGCTGTCGATCAACCGCGGCTTCTCGGCGCCGATCGTGGTCGAGACCAACCGCACCGCGAAAGACCTCGCTTTCCTGTCGGCGCACGATGACGATCCGTTTGCGCGCTACGAGGCGATGCAGCAGCTGATGCTCGATACGCTGGTGACCTCAGTCACCAATGGCGGAACCGATCATGCGGCAGTGATCGAGGCGGTACGCAACACGCTGACCGATTCCGCGCTCGATCGCGCCTTCGTCGCCGAGGCGGTGCTGTTGCCGTCGGACAGCTTCATCGGCGATCAAATGGCGGTGGTCGAGCCCGAGGCGATCTTCCGCGCGCGCGAGGCGCTGCGCGCGGATCTCGGCAAGGCGCTCGAAGCCGAATGGCGCGCGGCCTATGAGGGAAGCTTGGCCAACCGCTTCGAATATTCTCCCTCGGCAAAGGGCGCGCGGCGGCTCAAGACGGTATCGCTCGGCTATATCGCCGCGAGCGGAGCGGCCGATGCCGATCAGCTGGCGTTCGACCAGTTCTCGCTGGCCGACAACATGACCGATCGGCAAGGTGGGCTGACCACGCTGGTCAACGGCGCGTCGCCGCTGCGTGAGGAGGCGCTGGAGGCGTTCTACCAGCGCTATCAGGGTAACGGCCTGGTGCTCGACAAATGGTTCCAGGCGCAGGCGCTGTCGACCCGCGAAGATACCGCCGAGATGGTCGAGCGGCTGGTTGCGCATCGGGACTTCACGCTCTCGAACCCCAATCGTGCCAGGTCGCTGATCGGCGCATTCAGCGTCAACCAGCGCGCTTTTCACGACGTGTCGGGCCGCGGCTACCGCTTCGTCGCGGATCAGCTGATCGCGCTCGACAAGCTCAACCCGCAGACTGCCGCCAAGCTGATCCCCCCGCTCGGCCGCTGGAAGCGATTCGACGAGGCGCGCGCCGCCAAGATGCGCGCCGAACTCGAGCGAATCGTCGCGACGCCGGGGCTGAGCAAGGACATGTTCGAGCAGGCGTCGAAGTCGCTGGACTGA
- a CDS encoding methylated-DNA--[protein]-cysteine S-methyltransferase, with protein sequence MTHVRKAIPSPIGVLTLVARDDRLTAILWENDDPGRVRLGAMIDDPDHPILCETERQLALYFAGKLDAFTVPLDFSGTAFQKSVWKALLAIPFGETRSYGEIARQLGRPGAARAVGAANGRNPISIIAPCHRVIGASGKLTGFAGGLEAKRYLLGLESRAA encoded by the coding sequence ATGACCCATGTTCGCAAGGCAATTCCGTCGCCGATCGGCGTGCTGACTCTCGTGGCGCGCGACGATCGCTTGACGGCCATCCTCTGGGAGAATGACGATCCCGGGCGTGTGCGGTTGGGCGCGATGATCGACGACCCCGATCATCCGATCCTGTGCGAGACCGAACGCCAGCTCGCACTCTATTTCGCGGGCAAGCTCGATGCGTTCACCGTGCCGCTCGATTTCAGCGGCACTGCGTTCCAGAAAAGTGTCTGGAAAGCGTTGCTGGCGATTCCGTTTGGGGAGACGCGCTCTTATGGCGAGATCGCGCGGCAACTCGGGCGGCCCGGCGCAGCGCGGGCGGTGGGCGCTGCGAACGGACGCAACCCGATCTCGATCATCGCGCCCTGTCACCGGGTGATCGGCGCGAGCGGCAAGCTCACCGGATTCGCCGGCGGGCTCGAGGCGAAACGATATCTGCTCGGGCTGGAAAGCCGGGCGGCCTAG
- a CDS encoding ArnT family glycosyltransferase, whose product MARESAVAPTRTLRLPSLATALAALPPWLVLLAAAIAVRAVAFGNPVVHVDEEFYFLTAQRMLEGALPYVDIWDRKPIGLFLIYLPAAGFGPWVGLWVYQLMALASVVLTALLILRLAERGGWGEGGLVAALLYLFMLGFGDGQSGQAPIFYNLLTASAMVLALPCAASAASGRLRRARAIGAMALIGVALQVKYSVLFEGMFLGLWLLWREHRLGRAPWRIGVFGVELVVAAMVPTFLAWGVYAVFGHGYAWFYANLGSILDRNSDPPLVLLGAFLKVALILAPLLIVGGLSRHVPVKDESERPIRALYFGWLIASVFGLIVFGTWFNHYALPVMLPACLCCAGFLGRNPTGRRLVTPLLLLAAGLGGEYTVWSAKWHRGDARQLETLAEAIGRGPGCLYVYSGNSSLYSHTGRCALSPWVYPSHLSRERENGAIGVDQLAEIGRIFARRPEIVVMGPAFSGERAESRRLVIDRLKAGNYTLRGHYPLGKTLLEIYAAPGSTAGVAPRRAARSPS is encoded by the coding sequence ATGGCGCGCGAAAGCGCCGTTGCGCCGACGCGCACGCTGCGGCTGCCGTCGCTCGCCACCGCCTTGGCCGCGCTTCCTCCCTGGCTGGTGCTGCTTGCGGCCGCGATCGCGGTGCGTGCGGTCGCCTTCGGCAACCCGGTGGTGCATGTCGACGAGGAGTTCTATTTCCTCACGGCGCAGCGGATGCTCGAAGGCGCGCTGCCTTATGTCGACATCTGGGACCGCAAGCCGATCGGGCTGTTCCTGATCTATCTGCCGGCAGCCGGGTTCGGACCTTGGGTCGGGCTCTGGGTCTATCAATTGATGGCGCTGGCGAGCGTGGTGCTCACCGCGTTGCTGATCCTGCGGCTCGCCGAGCGCGGCGGCTGGGGCGAGGGCGGGCTCGTCGCGGCATTGCTCTATCTCTTCATGCTCGGCTTCGGCGACGGGCAGAGCGGGCAGGCGCCGATATTCTACAATCTGCTAACCGCCTCGGCGATGGTGCTCGCCCTGCCCTGTGCCGCGTCGGCGGCGTCCGGCCGACTGCGCAGGGCCCGGGCGATCGGCGCGATGGCGCTGATCGGCGTTGCGCTGCAGGTCAAATATTCGGTGCTGTTCGAGGGGATGTTCCTCGGGCTGTGGCTGCTCTGGCGCGAGCATCGGCTGGGCCGCGCGCCGTGGCGGATCGGGGTGTTCGGCGTCGAACTGGTCGTGGCGGCGATGGTACCGACGTTCCTCGCCTGGGGCGTCTATGCCGTGTTCGGCCATGGCTATGCGTGGTTCTATGCCAATCTGGGTTCGATCCTCGATCGCAACAGCGATCCGCCGCTGGTGCTGCTCGGCGCGTTCCTGAAGGTCGCGCTGATCCTCGCACCCTTGCTGATCGTCGGCGGGCTTTCGCGCCATGTTCCGGTCAAGGACGAAAGCGAGCGCCCGATACGTGCGCTCTATTTCGGCTGGCTGATCGCCTCGGTGTTCGGGCTGATCGTGTTCGGCACCTGGTTCAACCATTATGCGCTGCCGGTGATGTTGCCGGCGTGCCTGTGCTGCGCGGGGTTTCTCGGCCGCAATCCAACCGGGCGGCGCCTCGTCACGCCGCTGCTGCTGCTCGCGGCGGGGCTGGGCGGTGAGTACACCGTGTGGAGCGCAAAATGGCACCGCGGCGACGCGCGGCAGCTCGAGACCTTGGCCGAGGCGATCGGCCGAGGGCCCGGCTGCCTATACGTCTATTCGGGCAATTCGAGCCTCTATTCACACACCGGGCGCTGTGCGCTGAGCCCGTGGGTCTATCCCAGCCATCTGTCGCGCGAGCGCGAGAATGGCGCGATCGGAGTCGATCAGCTTGCCGAGATCGGCCGGATCTTCGCGCGGCGGCCCGAGATCGTCGTGATGGGGCCGGCATTTTCCGGCGAACGCGCGGAATCGCGCCGGCTGGTGATCGATCGGTTGAAGGCGGGGAATTACACGCTGCGCGGGCACTACCCGCTCGGCAAGACGCTCCTCGAAATCTATGCCGCGCCGGGCAGCACCGCAGGCGTCGCGCCGCGCCGCGCGGCCAGAAGTCCTTCATAA
- a CDS encoding glycosyltransferase, with the protein MRIVDVNEFYSPTGGGVRTYIDRKIGIMADMGHELTVIAPALEDGVEDRPGGGRILWVKSPALVLDRNYCIFVKDEPVWELLDRLQPDIVECSSPWLPAWTVANWQGDALKVFFAHGDQMGAYPQRWLDNIATPIQVERAFAWYTRYMNRFLSHYDAFVTNGPALAKRFRRRGMTVDASMPLGIERSWFSPDLRDEKLRVALLEQCGLPPEGHLLLGLGRHHKEKRWPLVIDAVEAAATDLPVGLILIGDGPERRHLETRIAGSPHIRIFRPVYDRVRLSRIMASCDALVHGSDAEPFGLVASEALASGLPLIGPDEGGFAELADPLFAETYAARDALSAADAIRRMFAREPAILRAAARVAAGKVRNDRDHTVELMAYYEGLLAARRGATPAVLPGAA; encoded by the coding sequence ATGCGCATCGTCGACGTCAACGAATTCTACTCCCCCACCGGCGGCGGGGTGCGCACCTATATCGACCGCAAGATCGGCATCATGGCCGATATGGGGCATGAGCTGACCGTCATCGCCCCGGCGCTCGAAGACGGAGTCGAAGATCGCCCCGGCGGCGGCCGCATCCTCTGGGTCAAGTCGCCGGCGCTGGTGCTCGACCGCAATTACTGCATCTTCGTCAAGGACGAGCCGGTCTGGGAATTGCTCGACCGGCTCCAGCCCGACATCGTCGAATGCAGCTCGCCCTGGCTCCCCGCCTGGACAGTCGCGAACTGGCAGGGCGACGCGCTAAAGGTCTTTTTCGCGCATGGCGATCAGATGGGCGCCTATCCGCAGCGCTGGCTCGACAACATCGCCACGCCGATTCAGGTCGAGCGCGCCTTCGCCTGGTACACGCGCTACATGAACCGCTTCCTCAGCCACTATGACGCGTTCGTCACCAACGGGCCGGCGCTCGCCAAGCGCTTCCGCCGCCGCGGCATGACGGTCGACGCATCGATGCCGCTGGGGATCGAGCGCAGCTGGTTCTCGCCCGATCTGCGCGACGAGAAGCTGCGCGTGGCGCTGCTCGAGCAATGCGGGCTGCCGCCCGAGGGGCATTTGCTGCTCGGGCTCGGTCGGCATCACAAGGAAAAGCGCTGGCCGCTGGTGATCGATGCCGTCGAGGCGGCGGCGACCGATTTGCCGGTGGGGCTGATCCTGATCGGCGACGGCCCGGAGCGCCGCCATCTCGAGACCCGGATTGCCGGAAGCCCGCACATCCGGATCTTCCGCCCGGTATATGACCGCGTCCGGCTGTCGCGGATCATGGCGAGCTGCGACGCGCTGGTGCACGGCTCCGATGCCGAGCCGTTCGGGCTGGTCGCATCCGAGGCGCTGGCTTCGGGCCTGCCGCTGATCGGCCCCGACGAAGGTGGGTTCGCCGAACTGGCCGATCCCCTGTTCGCCGAGACCTATGCCGCACGCGACGCACTGTCGGCCGCCGATGCGATCCGCCGGATGTTCGCGCGCGAACCCGCGATCCTGCGCGCCGCTGCGCGCGTGGCCGCAGGCAAGGTGCGCAACGACCGCGATCACACGGTCGAGCTGATGGCTTATTATGAAGGACTTCTGGCCGCGCGGCGCGGCGCGACGCCTGCGGTGCTGCCCGGCGCGGCATAG
- a CDS encoding DUF2141 domain-containing protein, translated as MIRPALLSLALVALALPGAARAQDPLDGSCARGVGPKLYVNVTGLKDRGGRLKLELYPGNEADFLKDDRTIKAEGKQMRRIWAATPASGAVTLCIRAPGAGQWALLFTHDRDGKNKFNFWQDGAGFPSNQRLGRSRPKVRQALVNVPANGGQITVRAQYLKGLGGFGPLD; from the coding sequence ATGATTCGCCCCGCTCTTCTCTCGCTCGCGCTTGTCGCGCTGGCGCTGCCCGGCGCGGCGCGGGCGCAGGACCCGCTCGACGGTTCGTGCGCGCGCGGCGTGGGGCCCAAGCTCTACGTCAACGTCACCGGCCTCAAGGATCGCGGTGGCCGGCTCAAGCTCGAACTCTATCCCGGCAACGAGGCCGATTTCCTCAAGGACGACCGCACGATCAAGGCCGAGGGCAAGCAGATGCGCCGCATCTGGGCGGCCACGCCGGCTTCGGGCGCGGTTACCCTGTGCATCCGCGCGCCGGGGGCCGGGCAATGGGCCTTGCTGTTCACCCACGATCGCGACGGCAAGAACAAGTTCAATTTCTGGCAGGACGGCGCCGGCTTCCCCAGCAATCAGCGGCTCGGGCGGAGCCGCCCCAAGGTCCGTCAGGCGCTGGTTAATGTCCCCGCGAATGGCGGCCAGATCACGGTGCGCGCGCAATATCTCAAGGGGCTCGGCGGCTTCGGCCCGCTCGATTGA
- a CDS encoding glycosyltransferase — protein MLHRTYSETAQHVLSYAQTMRGGGVERALLRMVEGWLRAGRRVTLVLGSDEGPLAAEIPPGVDLIHLGDARYSALFALARHVRNVAPDLIFCPGNHYSGVAALTRLRLGRASPPIVAKVSNALVRPEQTGREAWAYRRWLRLHPRFIDHVVAMTPAMAAEAVAEMHIAPERVSVIANPPALPRPDAAPVQLPEGRYIVGVGRLEPQKRWDRLIDALARTDDQHVQLLILGEGSMRVQLEAQVAALGLAARVRMPGHAGDPLPALAGAAVAVLTSDYEGVPGVLREALSVGTPVVSTESSVAVREIVGAPELGTVIAREDAASLVAALNFWLAPGRPRPAPVAAGGDPIAEYLALFDRLVAK, from the coding sequence ATGTTGCACCGCACCTATTCCGAAACCGCACAACACGTCCTCAGTTACGCCCAGACCATGCGTGGCGGCGGGGTCGAGCGGGCGCTGCTGCGCATGGTCGAAGGCTGGCTGCGCGCCGGCCGGCGGGTGACCTTGGTGCTGGGCAGCGACGAGGGGCCATTGGCCGCAGAGATCCCGCCAGGCGTGGATCTGATCCATCTCGGCGACGCGCGCTATTCGGCGCTGTTCGCGCTTGCGCGGCATGTCCGGAATGTGGCGCCGGATCTGATCTTTTGCCCGGGCAATCATTATAGCGGTGTCGCGGCGCTGACCCGGCTGCGCCTCGGTCGCGCCTCGCCGCCGATCGTCGCCAAGGTATCGAATGCGCTGGTTCGCCCCGAGCAGACTGGCCGCGAAGCCTGGGCCTATCGCCGCTGGCTGCGGCTCCACCCGCGCTTCATCGATCATGTCGTCGCGATGACGCCGGCGATGGCGGCGGAGGCGGTCGCGGAGATGCATATCGCCCCCGAGCGCGTGAGCGTGATCGCCAACCCGCCGGCCTTGCCGCGCCCCGATGCCGCGCCGGTGCAGTTGCCGGAGGGGCGCTATATCGTCGGCGTCGGGCGGCTCGAGCCGCAGAAACGCTGGGACCGGCTGATCGACGCGCTGGCGCGAACCGATGACCAACATGTGCAGCTGCTGATCCTTGGTGAAGGCAGCATGCGCGTGCAGCTGGAGGCGCAGGTGGCAGCGCTGGGGCTGGCCGCGCGTGTGCGGATGCCGGGCCATGCGGGGGATCCGCTGCCGGCGCTGGCCGGGGCCGCGGTCGCGGTGCTGACGTCGGACTATGAAGGCGTGCCCGGCGTGCTGCGCGAGGCGCTGTCGGTGGGGACGCCGGTGGTGTCGACCGAATCGAGCGTCGCGGTGCGCGAGATCGTCGGTGCGCCGGAATTGGGGACGGTGATCGCGCGGGAGGATGCTGCGAGTCTGGTAGCCGCGCTAAATTTCTGGCTGGCGCCGGGACGCCCGCGGCCGGCACCGGTCGCGGCGGGCGGCGATCCGATCGCGGAATATCTCGCGCTGTTCGACCGGCTGGTCGCGAAATAG
- a CDS encoding TonB-dependent receptor, producing MHSQGWLLAAGAALLPLPALAQTDPNDIVVTGRGLDAPPGEAAYDVVTIDRERLTGTASNRIEDALRDAAGIAQFRRSDSRSAHPTSQGVTLRGLGGNASSRALVVLDGVPQTDPFGGWVAFPAYMPDRLAAIRVIRGGGSGYAGPGALAGTIDLTSGSPRDFGPLQLRAAYGSRDSMDASAVASAELGGGFVTLAGQYARGDGFVPVVAEDRGPADRAAPYEQASLALRSVVDIGAGAELQANVSGYTDRRDRGIDFTRVASDGADASIRLVKRGGWGWSALAWLQARQFASGFASVDDARAAASPTLDQYNVPATGMGGRIELAPPIGGGITLRLGGDVRRVSGRTQERYTFVAGTPTRRRVAGGESNILGGFIDASYEAGGLTLNAGGRLDHWTITNGSLVERPLAGGAALTNLAFADRSGTEATGRVGAAFAAGPVTFRAAAYRGWRLPTLNELYRPFRVGADATAANTALDPERLTGAELGLDWRPLAALTLRATGYWNRLDGAIANVTMASGPGIFPGVGFVSAAGVYRQRQNLDAVEARGIELDGRFDTGAIRLSASYAFADSRVRASGAAAALDGLRPAQTAAHQASTTLAWHRDDLGASLTARYASPQYEDDQNSRELADALTFDAVAAVPLTNNLTVEARAENLADARVEAGISGPGVIERATPRTLWLGLRYRLR from the coding sequence ATGCATAGCCAGGGCTGGTTACTCGCAGCCGGCGCCGCGCTCCTTCCGCTTCCCGCCCTCGCCCAGACCGACCCGAACGACATCGTCGTCACCGGCCGCGGGCTCGATGCACCGCCGGGCGAGGCGGCCTATGACGTCGTCACGATCGATCGCGAGCGCCTCACCGGCACGGCGAGCAACCGGATCGAGGACGCGCTGCGCGACGCAGCGGGCATCGCCCAGTTCCGCCGCTCGGACTCGCGCTCGGCACACCCGACCAGCCAGGGCGTGACGCTGCGCGGGCTCGGCGGCAATGCGTCGAGCCGCGCTTTGGTGGTGCTCGACGGCGTGCCGCAGACCGATCCGTTCGGCGGCTGGGTCGCCTTCCCCGCTTATATGCCCGACCGCCTTGCCGCGATCCGCGTCATTCGCGGCGGCGGCAGTGGCTATGCGGGGCCGGGCGCGCTTGCCGGCACCATCGACCTGACCAGCGGATCGCCCCGCGATTTCGGCCCGCTCCAGCTGCGCGCCGCTTATGGCAGCCGCGACAGCATGGACGCCAGCGCGGTCGCCTCGGCAGAGCTCGGCGGCGGCTTCGTCACGCTCGCCGGCCAATATGCCCGTGGCGACGGCTTCGTGCCCGTGGTCGCGGAGGACCGCGGCCCCGCCGACCGCGCCGCGCCCTACGAGCAAGCCAGCCTCGCACTGCGTAGCGTCGTCGATATCGGTGCCGGCGCCGAGCTCCAGGCCAATGTCTCGGGCTACACCGACCGGCGCGACCGCGGCATCGACTTCACCCGCGTCGCCAGCGACGGCGCCGACGCAAGCATCCGGCTGGTCAAGCGCGGCGGCTGGGGCTGGTCGGCGCTGGCCTGGCTGCAAGCGCGCCAGTTCGCGAGCGGCTTCGCCAGTGTCGACGATGCCCGTGCCGCCGCATCTCCGACGCTCGACCAGTATAATGTCCCGGCCACCGGCATGGGCGGCCGTATCGAGCTGGCGCCTCCGATCGGCGGAGGCATCACGCTTCGGCTGGGCGGCGATGTTCGCCGCGTCTCCGGGCGCACCCAGGAGCGCTACACCTTCGTGGCGGGCACCCCGACGCGCCGTCGTGTCGCCGGCGGCGAGAGCAATATCCTCGGCGGGTTCATCGACGCGAGCTACGAAGCCGGCGGGCTGACGCTCAATGCCGGCGGGCGGCTCGACCACTGGACGATCACCAATGGTTCACTGGTCGAACGCCCGCTCGCCGGAGGCGCCGCGCTCACCAATCTCGCCTTCGCCGACCGCAGCGGCACCGAGGCGACCGGCCGCGTCGGCGCGGCGTTCGCAGCCGGCCCGGTCACCTTTCGCGCCGCCGCCTATCGCGGCTGGCGCCTGCCGACCCTCAACGAACTCTATCGTCCCTTCCGCGTCGGCGCCGACGCGACCGCAGCCAACACCGCACTCGATCCCGAACGGCTGACCGGCGCCGAACTCGGCCTCGACTGGCGCCCGCTGGCTGCGCTGACGCTGCGCGCCACCGGCTATTGGAACCGTCTCGATGGCGCGATCGCCAATGTGACGATGGCCAGCGGCCCGGGCATTTTCCCCGGCGTCGGCTTCGTCTCGGCGGCAGGGGTTTATCGCCAGCGCCAGAATCTCGACGCCGTCGAAGCCCGCGGGATCGAGCTGGACGGCAGATTCGACACCGGCGCGATCCGCTTGTCGGCTTCCTACGCCTTTGCCGATTCGCGCGTGCGTGCCTCAGGCGCGGCCGCGGCGCTCGATGGTCTCCGCCCCGCGCAGACCGCGGCGCACCAAGCCTCGACGACACTGGCATGGCATCGCGACGATCTGGGGGCATCGCTCACCGCGCGCTATGCCTCGCCGCAATATGAAGACGACCAGAACAGCCGCGAACTCGCCGACGCGCTTACCTTCGACGCGGTCGCGGCGGTGCCATTGACGAATAACCTGACCGTCGAGGCGCGCGCGGAGAACCTCGCGGATGCACGGGTCGAAGCGGGGATCAGCGGCCCGGGGGTGATCGAACGGGCAACCCCGCGGACATTGTGGCTGGGGCTGCGCTACCGGCTACGCTAA
- the maiA gene encoding maleylacetoacetate isomerase translates to MLLHDYFRSSAAFRVRIALNLKGLTYERREVMLLENQQRSPEHLALNPQGFVPALEVDGKVLTQSLAIIDWLDARYPEPRLIPADPDARAAALARALVIAADTHPLNNLRVMRRLKVMGVDDDARDEWTRHWIAEGFAALEAMAGDGPFLGGTTPDVADIFLVPQMFNARRFATPLEAFPKLVRADAAAQEIPAFAAAHPDRVGPHA, encoded by the coding sequence ATGCTGCTTCACGATTATTTCCGCTCGTCCGCAGCCTTTCGGGTCCGCATCGCGCTCAATCTTAAGGGCCTCACCTACGAACGCCGCGAGGTGATGCTGCTCGAGAACCAGCAGCGCAGCCCCGAGCATCTCGCGCTGAATCCGCAGGGTTTCGTCCCTGCGCTCGAGGTCGACGGCAAGGTGCTGACCCAGAGCCTCGCGATCATCGACTGGCTCGATGCCAGATACCCCGAGCCGCGGTTGATCCCCGCCGATCCCGATGCGCGCGCCGCCGCGCTTGCCCGCGCGCTGGTGATCGCCGCCGATACCCACCCGCTAAACAATCTCCGCGTGATGCGCCGGCTCAAGGTTATGGGTGTCGACGACGATGCACGCGACGAATGGACGCGCCACTGGATCGCGGAGGGCTTCGCTGCGCTAGAGGCAATGGCTGGCGACGGGCCGTTCCTCGGCGGGACAACGCCCGATGTAGCCGACATCTTCCTCGTCCCCCAGATGTTCAACGCGCGCCGCTTCGCCACGCCGCTCGAGGCGTTTCCGAAGCTGGTTCGCGCCGACGCCGCCGCGCAGGAAATTCCTGCCTTCGCCGCCGCGCACCCGGACCGGGTGGGTCCGCATGCATAG